The following DNA comes from Eretmochelys imbricata isolate rEreImb1 chromosome 2, rEreImb1.hap1, whole genome shotgun sequence.
GGGTAAGAAAGGAGGGGTCAGTTATCCTTTGATAGGACCGTGATCAGCACGACAGGACAAATCGGAAACTTGCCTTCTCCCCAGCAGGGGGTTTGACAGGCAGCTTATTGCGTAGCCTGATGTATGATTGATCCGCACAGGTGACCGGGGGGCAATCTTGTCTGCCATCATCGCGGAGGAAGTGGAAAGCATTCCTCACGCTCAGGACTCCCTGATGTGCCACTCTTGGCTCCTGGAGCGGAGCTGACGGTTGCTCTATTGCACCCTCCCCGCCCGCTCTTTCCCTCCCCGGGGGGAGCAAAGGGCCTTCCCCGGAGTTACTCGCCTGGGAACTGCCCAGGACCCAGCGGAACCTGGCCGCGGAGCCGGCCTGACGCGCTCCCAAGCGGTGGGAAGGGGCTCTTGGAATCGCCGCCCTGCCCCATAGGCGTGACTCGGCCTGCGCGCCACACCCGCGCTCTGCGGCCGCGGGGGAGGTGAGCTCGGCGGATATAAGGGAcggagagatggggcaggggggcacaaGCGCCGGCTCGCTCTCCAGATCGGTTGCCCTGCAGCAGCGCGCCTCGGCCTTGGTCCCGCGTCTCCATCCCTGCAGGCAATGAGCTCGCCCGCCAGCCTCCGGAGCTGCTTAGCTCTGGGCtcgctgctgcttctgctgggacAGGTTCCGGGCGCTCCCCAGGCGCCAGCAGGTAACAGCCGAGCTCCCGGCCGGCGAGCTGCGGGAGGGGGTTCGGCTCAGCGCGGCTTTCCTGGGTGCGTTTAGTCCTTGTGCAAACGACGGTGGCTCTCGCCGTCCCGGTTTTGTCCGGTGACGCTCCTAGCGCTGGCTCCAAGCTCTGTCTCTCCAGTGGGCTGGCTCCCGCCGCAAAGCCCCCGAGAGTTTGATATCCAGCATGCTGGGGGCTAAGATCACCCTCCGCTTCCTCCTGCCTTGTAAACTTCTCCCAGCGTCTCGCTCACCTCCCCGCTCCTCGCGCTGCTGCGGCTCAAAGCCGGCCACGTGGAAACTGCCCTGGCCCGTCGCCCCTCTCCCCGGTGACTCACCCCGAAAGCTCTTGTCTCTCTTTACAGCCCCAAATCAAGAGGTCTGCCTGCTGCCCCCGAAGGAAGGCCCCTGCCGGGCTCTCATCCCGAGATGGTACTACGACAGGTACACCCAGACATGCCAGGAGTTCACTTATGGGGGCTGCCAGGGCAATGCCAACAACTTCAGAAGCTTGGAAAGCTGTGAGAAAAGCTGCTGGATGATCCGGAGTAAGTCCTCTCTCGCTCTCCCTTTATTTAGACACAGGGGTCCTCACCCCAGCATTGGGCATCCTGGGACATCTCGATTATCCTGCGCTGTTGGTTAATAGTTCGCTGCTCAGGTTTGCATGAAGCGAGACAGACTACTGATCGCTTCCGTTATGCCCCAGCACATCAGCAGAGCTACTTAGTCCTTCTGGTGTGCATGCTTTCTCTAAAAATAGACCTAGGAGCCTATTCGCTCAGAAAGCTCCAGCTTGTTGTTTTTCACTAATATGTCTATGGCTCTTTTGCAGGGTTGCCCTACTAAAACTTTTACTATGCCCTGCAGCCGTGCCTGGTGTGCGTACTCATTATCCAGTCTGAAAGCATCCTTGAACTTCTAGGGAAGGTTGCATTCTCTCAACATTTGCTGCTTCATCAATTGAAGGCATAGACcccaaattctatttttaaaaaagcatttccttCCAGCTACATAACTTAATAAAAGTTGTAGCTTGCATACGTATGTTTGTCACTTGAGCCAAAATGATACGTTAGCTTGTAGCTCTCAGGTGTGAAGCCTTCACAAATCTCCACACCAAGAAGCTTCTGGGAGCAGGTGAAGGTTTCTTTACTCAGTGGATTTTGCCAAccgtttttttctctctcctggatTTATCATTTTGCCAGTGACAGCTGTAACAGTAACAGCACTGGTAATACTAGGGTTGATCCTGAAACCCTAGCTAGGATAAAATTCCCACTAAATCGAGGCTTCTTAGGGCTTTGTTGGCTAAACCAATAAAATCACTGAGGAAAGGCCTAAGATGGAAGGATGTATATGCCTGGCTTCTTTTTGGAGCTCATCATAGTCTATCCCTAATGTTTTTAAGAAATCCATTATGTATGAAAACTCCATCTAACTCACTAGATACTCAGTCTAGTGCTGTATTTTAACAATCAATTATCATATATCTCTTAAGCATATCGGCAGAAGTTAAATAAGTTCAGAAGTATCTTTGCATGTGGAAAGCATGTCAGACAAGATGTAATAAAGTTTAGCCTAACTGTGCATTGATATTTAAATGCTCTTTATTATAGAAGTGCCCAAAATATGCAGGCTGGAGGCTGCTCCAGGACCATGTAGAGGTTACCTAAGAAGATATTTCTTCAACCTGAGTTCAATGAAGTGTGAGAAATTTATCTATGGTGGATGCTATGGAAATGATAACAACTTCAGAGATGAAGATTCTTGTGTGGACTACTGTTTGCCTGAGAAAAGTAATGATTACTCCAACGTTCTACTAAAATAACTTCTTTATAAATGTGCTCTCAATAAAAAAGATGGTGTTTATCAATAcaaatgttatttttctttttacctatg
Coding sequences within:
- the LOC144260696 gene encoding tissue factor pathway inhibitor 2-like; its protein translation is MSSPASLRSCLALGSLLLLLGQVPGAPQAPAAPNQEVCLLPPKEGPCRALIPRWYYDRYTQTCQEFTYGGCQGNANNFRSLESCEKSCWMIRKVPKICRLEAAPGPCRGYLRRYFFNLSSMKCEKFIYGGCYGNDNNFRDEDSCVDYCLPEKTGPLLCYSPKDEGLCSSSVTRYYYNSKSQSCEEFSYTGCGGNANNFVSKKDCYSICKKAGSKKPNIKKSRNKLPETTRKLEKKSNQPNLMF